The following proteins are encoded in a genomic region of Cryptomeria japonica chromosome 11, Sugi_1.0, whole genome shotgun sequence:
- the LOC131860108 gene encoding uncharacterized protein LOC131860108, which produces MECSLRGDVGFQVYLFQCRKCLIRFQHQYCSRSYYEKASAKSMSEVCHWCFTIQEEDVGSDAKVRIRDSVKRMRSSAGFGECTNMTQNSKAKRDLRKSRVEIEGQIASELKKQRNPEIIYSTERRVGKKYKLLDEIVC; this is translated from the exons ATGGAGTGTAGTCTGCGTGGCGATGTGGGCTTTCAAGTCTATTTATTCCAATGCAGAAAATGTCTAATACGTTTCCAGCATCA ATATTGCAGCAGATCATATTATGAGAAAGCGTCAGCTAAGAGTATGAGTGAAGTGTGTCACTGGTGTTTCACTATTCAAGAGGAGGATGTAGGTTCTGATGCTAAGGTTAGGATCAGGGATTCCGTTAAGAGAATGAGAAGTTCTGCTGGGTTCGGAGAGTGTACAAACATGACCCAAAACAGCAAAGCCAAGCGAGATTTGAGAAAATCTCGTGTTGAAATTGAAGGACAGATAGCCAGTGAGCTGAAGAAGCAGAGGAATCCTGAAATTATATACAGTACTGAAAGAAGAGTTGGGAAGAAATATAAGCTTCTTGATGAAATTGTCTGTTGA